The nucleotide sequence CGGACAGAACGCCGTGGGATCGATCAACGGCGAGTCGGTGTCCTATGAAGAGATCCGGTTTGAAGTGGAACGATTGCAGGAGTTCGATCGCCAGCAACAGGGCGGAAGCCTGGACGAATTCAGGAGCCGGGAGATCATAAACGAGGTATGGGACCGGCGGATAGACCTCACGCTGCTGGAACAGAGTGTGCAAAAGCAGGGTATCGTCGTCACCGACGCCGAAATACTCGAAGCGATTCGCAACAGTCCGCCGGAATTCGTCAGGCAGCAGGAAATGTTCCAGACGGATGGCGAATTCGACGAGACCAAGTATCTGCAGGCGCTGAACGATCCGGCCGTCGAAGGCTGGGCGTATCTGGAAGACCAGTATCGCATGTCGCTGCCCCGGCAGAAGCTCGTCAAACGAGTGATATCGGGCGCCCGCGTAACGGACCTCGAAGTCCGTCAGGCCTTTGTGCAGCAGAACGAACAGTTGACGGCGAAATATCTCTTTTTCGATCCGGAAGACCAGGAGGTGGAACCGGAATCTGTGTCCGACGATGACATCGCCTCGTACTACGGGGAACACCCCGAAGCGTTCATGGAGGACGCCCAGGTTTCGCTGTCCTACGTCATGATTCCGAAGCAGCCGAGCGTGGCCGATTCCCAGCGTGTAGAACGGCAGATCAACGAGCTTTATGACCAACTCGCGAAAGGCGCCGATTTCGAAACGCTGGCCAGAGACTTCTCCGAGGACATGTCCAATGCCGCCGATGGTGGCGACCTGGGATTCTTCGGCAGAAACATCATGGTCCCGGAATTCGAGGCGGTCGCCTTCGAAACGCCGCCCGGCACCATCTCCAGACCCGTGAAGACGCAGCACGGCTGGCACATCATCCAGGTGGAAGAGACCACGGTCAGGGACGGCGAGGAACAGGTCCGCGCCCGCCATATTCTTTTGAAGACCGTTACCGGCCAGCAGACCCTGAGCACCCTGCTCGAGCAGGCGAGGCAGCTTCGGAGCCGGGCACTCGAAAGCAACCTGGAGGAAGCCGCCCTGAGCATGCCGGATTCCCTGGAAACCGAGGCCACCGGATACTTCGCCGACCGCCCCGACGGGTTCATCCGCGGCATCGGGTACTTGGCCGGCGCTTCGTCCTTCGCCTTCGGATCGGAACCCGGCGACATCGGCGAAGTACTGGAAAACGCCAACGGCTATTACGTCCTTGCGAACGCGGGGGAAAAGCCGGCGGGCGTGCTGCCCCTCGAGGAAGTGGAGCTGCGCATCCGGTCGATCCTCGTGCGGAATCAGAAGATGGAAAAGGCCAGGTTGCGGGGAGAAGAGGTCAGGGCGGGTCTCGGCGGCGGAAACCTGGACGCGTTGACCGGTGAGTGGACGGACCGGATCGCCACCACGGATCTCATCACCCGGCAACAGGCTTTCATTCCTCGAATCGGCCAGGATCTGGCTTTCATCAGGGGTGCCTTTCAACTGGCCGGCACCGGAGCGCTGAGCGAACTGGTCGAGGGAGAGCGGGGTTACTACCTGATTCAGCTGGAAACCAGGGTACCGATTGATGAATCAACTTACGAAATAATGAAGGAAAGCCTGAAACGGCAACTCCTGCTTCAGAAGCAGAATCAGTTGTAC is from Gemmatimonadota bacterium and encodes:
- a CDS encoding peptidylprolyl isomerase, producing MALMKLLRERTHVVMIILVIAFVGLIGLEWGADMTGRGPGGQNAVGSINGESVSYEEIRFEVERLQEFDRQQQGGSLDEFRSREIINEVWDRRIDLTLLEQSVQKQGIVVTDAEILEAIRNSPPEFVRQQEMFQTDGEFDETKYLQALNDPAVEGWAYLEDQYRMSLPRQKLVKRVISGARVTDLEVRQAFVQQNEQLTAKYLFFDPEDQEVEPESVSDDDIASYYGEHPEAFMEDAQVSLSYVMIPKQPSVADSQRVERQINELYDQLAKGADFETLARDFSEDMSNAADGGDLGFFGRNIMVPEFEAVAFETPPGTISRPVKTQHGWHIIQVEETTVRDGEEQVRARHILLKTVTGQQTLSTLLEQARQLRSRALESNLEEAALSMPDSLETEATGYFADRPDGFIRGIGYLAGASSFAFGSEPGDIGEVLENANGYYVLANAGEKPAGVLPLEEVELRIRSILVRNQKMEKARLRGEEVRAGLGGGNLDALTGEWTDRIATTDLITRQQAFIPRIGQDLAFIRGAFQLAGTGALSELVEGERGYYLIQLETRVPIDESTYEIMKESLKRQLLLQKQNQLYQEWLSKLREDANIENNLRSFFAI